In Drosophila bipectinata strain 14024-0381.07 chromosome 2R, DbipHiC1v2, whole genome shotgun sequence, one genomic interval encodes:
- the DCTN2-p50 gene encoding dynactin subunit 2, whose translation MADPKFQNLPGIAYDQPDVYETPDDPEPETSDYYEEEPENEAIERLHISTSAAHKRFSGATLEGSVDFTDRIGRRVCRGYDARGSGEYELVGLGEKETPVQKCQRLQIEMNELLNEVAALQVDRKIADEEKQSYDAVATVISTAKKVLETLKLEQVLGKEQVPNSKQVKALIGQVEEFKQSGVLTAIPTPGTDLAATARVASLEQRLSQLEKVVGAQPDKLSRLTAATNTSNVLEAVRQLSTKAALLQPDKLDTIEQRLTSLAGKMDAIAEKSSGSAQDAKRDQKITELYDIAKRTEPVVEILPHVIERMQALEALHKYANNFAKIIAEIEQKQGTITTSLVNNKELLHSVQETFAQNLETINSKVAKVEQRVAAISSAK comes from the exons ATGGCCGATCCCAAGTTTCAAAATCTGCCGGGAATA GCTTATGACCAGCCAGATGTGTACGAAACACCTGATGATCCCGAGCCCGAAACATCCGACTACTACGAGGAGGAGCCCGAAAATGAGGCCATTGAGCGGTTGCACATATCCACGAGCGCCGCCCATAAGCGTTTCAGCGGAGCTACTCTTGAGGGAAGTGTTGACTTTACGGACCGCATCGGTCGTCGGGTGTGCCGGGGCTATGACGCTCGAGGCTCTGGCGAATACGAGCTGGTGGGCCTAGGGGAAAAGGAGACTCCAGTCCAGAAGTGTCAGCGTTTGCAGATCGAGATGAACGAGCTGCTGAACGAAGTAGCTGCCTTGCAGGTGGACCGCAAGATAGCCGACGAGGAGAAGCAGTCGTACGACGCAGTGGCCACGGTTATTAGCACTGCCAAGAAGGTTCTGGAGACCTTGAAATTGGAACAGGTGCTTGGCAAGGAGCAGGTGCCCAACAGCAAGCAGGTGAAGGCGCTCATCGGGCAAGTGGAGGAGTTCAAGCAATCCGGCGTTCTAACGGCTATTCCCACTCCTGGAACTGATCTGGCAGCTACTGCCCGCGTGGCCAGCCTTGAGCAACGGCTATCGCAGCTGGAAAAGGTGGTCGGTGCCCAGCCTGACAAACTCAGCCGACTCACCGCAGCTACCAACACCAGTAACGTTCTGGAAGCCGTACGCCAGCTCAGCACCAAAGCCGCACTGTTGCAGCCAGACAAGCTGGATACTATCGAGCAGCGCCTTACATCTCTGGCTGGTAAAATGGATGCCATTGCCGAGAAATCGAGCGGAAGTGCCCAAGACGCCAAGCGCGACCAGAAGATTACTGAACTTTACGACATCGCCAAGCGAACTGAACCCGTAGTTGAGATTCTGCCCCACGTCATCGAGCGCATGCAAGCCTTGGAAGCTCTTCATAAATATG CAAACAATTTCGCCAAGATAATAGCTGAGATCGAACAAAAACAGGGAACTATAACTACTAGCCTGGTGAACAACAAGGAACTGTTGCACTCCGTCCAGGAGACATTTGCTCAGAATCTGGAGACCATTAACAGCAAAGTGGCTAAGGTGGAACAGCGTGTTGCAGCTATTTCTTCAGCTAAATAA
- the LOC108131553 gene encoding uncharacterized protein — protein sequence MSYKELSSPRFDELPLEIVLKIFNYLGYSDLQAAGSTCQRWHAALDQTEFNVRTRVCFSKVVLSDQLSPVVDLLRCERRFQHFLFEDVTLGQVKELMRFMGRTAHSLALDNVDLNDKQFYGMLGVLPHLHSLSLKRCLPLFMSGSFLDSCTNSCPDLNDLASNLAGIRELTLCENQYLTDAILMRLTSFMPALEVINMSGCHIAFHNAIHRRFYPATSSSDHVLPSESVLTFKFILTILSLQKRTLRELDFSHTLIGQALLALCDLNLQLHRLYLSGCRQLNAATIRSFLATQPHLSALHLSATMCVNDDNLAALVQTNPMLEHLKINGCLSITNAGAIHLAKLKRLKSLDISNCDSVTSSGIIEGVASEENQVLQELNVSCLQICEECVKAIASNLRSLRSLHLNHCINGVTDEAVQSIIGQLRWLRDLSLEHCSGITDAALTGINISKLELSRKQSGSQVSSMDNFYPPYCNSLAERDSMAGSLQSIKISLRSKAEDEIVRDARRKQAMLAAYEMNLIRDDDFEGHNIQQLRGLRSLNLRGCNKISDVSLKYGLKHVELRRLLLSNCQQISLLGMEAVASSCPSIEELDLSDCYNITDKTIQVITAKMPRLRALHISGCSQLTEHTLDAIITNCTCLQTLSIYRCRNMYSDLEERLSGVRTLRNLNMDNLTTIDNAEFFRLKKRLDY from the exons ATGTCGTATAAGGAGCTTAGTTCGCCCAGGTTCGACGAGCTGCCACTGGAG attgtTCTAAAGATTTTCAATTACTTGGGATACTCGGATCTGCAGGCGGCAGGCTCGACCTGTCAGCGGTGGCATGCGGCTCTGGACCAAACCGAGTTTAACGTGCGCACGCGTGTCTGTTTTTCCAAAGTGGTGCTCTCGGATCAACTTAGTCCTGTGGTAGATCTTCTGCGATGCGAGCGTCGTTTCCAGCATTTCCTGTTCGAGGATGTGACCCTGGGTCAGGTGAAGGAATTGATGCGGTTCATGGGGCGCACGGCCCACTCCCTCGCCCTGGATAATGTGGACCTTAACGATAAGCAGTTCTATGGAATGTTGGGCGTACTTCCGCACCTTCACTCGTTATCGCTGAAGCGTTGCCTGCCGCTGTTTATGTCGGGCTCCTTCCTGGATTCCTGCACCAACTCCTGCCCCGACTTGAACGATCTGGCCAGCAATCTGGCCGGTATCCGCGAGCTTACTTTGTGCGAGAACCAGTATCTCACCGACGCTATTCTTATGAGGCTTACTTCGTTCATGCCTGCTCTTGAGGTCATCAATATGTCCGGCTGCCACATTGCATTTCACAATGCCATCCATCGGAGGTTTTATCCAGCCACAAGTTCCTCGGACCATGTGCTGCCGAGTGAATCGGTTCTGACATTCAAGTTCATCCTTACAATCCTAAGCCTGCAGAAGCGAACGTTGCGGGAGCTGGACTTTAGCCACACACTTATCGGCCAGGCTCTGCTGGCCCTCTGTGACTTAAATCTCCAGCTGCACCGTCTTTACTTATCCGGCTGCAGGCAGTTAAACGCAGCCACCATCAGGAGCTTTCTGGCCACCCAGCCCCACTTGAGTGCTCTGCATTTGTCGGCTACCATGTGTGTGAACGACGACAACCTGGCGGCGCTGGTGCAAACGAACCCCATGTTGGAGCACCTAAAGATCAACGGATGCCTAAGCATCACCAATGCCGGCGCCATCCATCTTGCAAAGCTGAAGCGACTCAAAAGTCTGGATATCTCGAATTGCGATAGCGTAACTAGTAGCGGCATCATAGAGGGAGTGGCTAGCGAGGAGAACCAAGTTCTGCAGGAGTTGAACGTATCCTGCTTGCAGATTTGCGAGGAGTGTGTCAAGGCCATTGCCAGCAATCTACGCTCTCTGCGCTCCCTGCATCTTAACCACTGCATTAATGGGGTCACCGATGAGGCTGTCCAGTCAATTATTGGACAATTACGTTGGCTGCGGGATCTATCCTTGGAGCACTGCAGTGGG aTTACAGACGCAGCACTCACAGGCATAAACATATCTAAGCTGGAACTGAGCCGAAAGCAGTCTGGCTCTCAAGTATCCTCGATGGATAACTTTTATCCTCCCTACTGCAACAGTCTGGCTGAACGCGACAGCATGGCCGGATCTCTGCAGTCCATTAAGATATCATTGCGGAGCAAAGCCGAGGATGAGATAGTGCGGGATGCCAGGCGCAAGCAGGCTATGCTCGCCGCCTATGAAATGAACTTGATCCGCGATGACGACTTCGAAGGGCACAATATTCAGCAGCTCCGGGGTCTTCGATCGCTGAATCTGCGCGGCTGCAACAAGATCAGCGATGTATCCCTGAAGTATGGGCTCAAGCACGTGGAACTGAGGCGCCTTTTGCTCTCAAACTGCCAACAAATCTCGTTGCTGGGCATGGAGGCGGTTGCCAGCAGCTGTCCCTCCATCGAAGAGTTGGATCTTTCCGACTGCTACAACATCACGGACAAGACTATTCAGGTGATCACCGCTAAGATGCCCCGCCTGCGAGCTCTTCACATCAGCGGCTGCAGCCAACTGACCGAACACACTCTGGACGCCATCATCACCAACTGCACATGCCTGCAGACCCTGTCCATATACCGCTGCCGCAACATGTACTCGGACCTCGAGGAGCGGCTGTCTGGGGTGCGGACTCTGCGCAATCTCAACATGGACAATCTGACGACCATTGACAACGCCGAATTCTTCCGTCTTAAGAAGCGTCTCGATTACTGA